The Thermodesulfobacteriota bacterium genome window below encodes:
- the rnpA gene encoding ribonuclease P protein component produces MSFLLNHKFPKELKIRKTSDYEEIFGSSKRIRSRHFDILYVKNSLGYCRAGFVVGKKNVRSAVKRNRIKRVVREVFRNNKSLFDSYDVVFLAKKKSDTLNYSNVKKEFEEIIRSQLS; encoded by the coding sequence ATGAGCTTTCTTTTAAATCATAAGTTTCCAAAAGAGTTGAAAATACGAAAAACTTCAGATTATGAAGAGATTTTCGGATCTAGCAAAAGAATTAGATCTAGGCATTTCGACATTCTATACGTAAAGAACTCACTTGGATATTGCAGGGCTGGATTTGTTGTAGGCAAGAAGAATGTACGCTCAGCAGTTAAGAGAAATAGAATAAAAAGGGTGGTTAGAGAGGTTTTCAGGAATAATAAATCCCTTTTTGATTCCTACGATGTTGTTTTTCTGGCTAAAAAGAAGTCAGATACGCTTAACTACTCAAATGTAAAGAAAGAGTTTGAGGAAATAATAAGGTCACAGTTGTCATGA
- the yidD gene encoding membrane protein insertion efficiency factor YidD produces MKTSYPVYVVTLLIKAYKYIISPILPPSCRFYPSCSEYALEAYRKYGFFKGSYLTLKRIGKCHPLCEGGHDPVK; encoded by the coding sequence ATGAAGACAAGTTATCCGGTTTATGTTGTAACTTTATTAATCAAAGCATATAAATATATTATTTCTCCTATCCTGCCCCCTTCTTGCAGGTTTTATCCTAGCTGTTCAGAGTATGCACTTGAAGCCTATAGGAAGTATGGATTTTTTAAAGGCTCCTATCTTACTCTTAAGAGAATTGGAAAATGCCACCCGCTTTGTGAGGGAGGACATGATCCAGTTAAGTAA